The Paracoccus aminophilus JCM 7686 genome contains the following window.
AAAGACCATCTGCACCTTGCGGAAGAAGCCCGGCGGACGGCGCAGCGGCAAGGCCTCACCCGCCAGCAGCATCTTGCCCGACCAGTCCTCGTTCAGCCCGGCCAAGGCGCGCAGCACGGTCGATTTGCCCGAGCCGCTTTCGCCGACGATGCCAAAGCTCTCGCCGCGCGCGACGGCAAGATTGACACCCTTGACCACTTCATGGCCCGAAAAGGCGATCCGCAGATCCTGAATATCGATCATCGGTGCGCTCATTTCGCCTTCTCCTTCAGCCAGTCGTCGTCGCGCTCGAGGATCGGCAGGCGGCGCTTGGGATGGAGAAGCGAGGGCATGCCGTTCAAAAGCCCGCGCGTATAGGGATGCTTGGCCTTGAGCAGCTCCGAGGCGCGCATCTCTTCCATGACCTGCCCCATATACATGACCGAAACCCGGTCGCAGAAATGCGAAACCAGCGGCAAGTCATGGCTGATGAGGATGAGCCCCATGCCGCGGCTTTCGACCAGATCGTCGATCAGCTTGAGGATCTCGGCCTGCACCGTCGCATCCAGAGCCGAGGTCGGCTCATCGGCGATCAAGAGCTCGGGATCGGGCGCAAGCATCATCGCGATCATCGCGCGCTGGCCCATGCCGCCCGAGATCTCGTGCGGATAGCTGTCAAAGACCTTCTTCGGGTCGCGGATCTTGACCTGTTCGAGCAGATCCAGAACCGCCTCGCGCACTTCCTTGCGGGAGCCGCCCTTATGCTCGCGCCAGCCTTCCCCGATCTGCGCCCCGATGGTTTTCACCGGATTGAGCGAATATTTCGGGTCTTGCAGGATGAAGCCGACGCGCTTGCCCCGGACCTTGCGCATGTCTTTTTCGCGCGCGGTCAAGATGTTGATATCGCCGAGCTGCATCCGGTCCGCCGTGACATGCGCGGTATTGGGCAGAAGCTTCATCAGCGCGCGCGCCGTCAGCGATTTACCCGAACCGGATTCGCCCACGATGCCCAGCTTCTCGCGGCCAAGCGACATGGAAATGCCGCGCACCGCCTCGAAGCGTTTGCCGTTGCTTTCAAAGGCGATGCGGAGATTTTGAATATCGACCTGCATTTCGCCTCCTCAG
Protein-coding sequences here:
- a CDS encoding ABC transporter ATP-binding protein yields the protein MQVDIQNLRIAFESNGKRFEAVRGISMSLGREKLGIVGESGSGKSLTARALMKLLPNTAHVTADRMQLGDINILTAREKDMRKVRGKRVGFILQDPKYSLNPVKTIGAQIGEGWREHKGGSRKEVREAVLDLLEQVKIRDPKKVFDSYPHEISGGMGQRAMIAMMLAPDPELLIADEPTSALDATVQAEILKLIDDLVESRGMGLILISHDLPLVSHFCDRVSVMYMGQVMEEMRASELLKAKHPYTRGLLNGMPSLLHPKRRLPILERDDDWLKEKAK